One Jeotgalibaca porci genomic region harbors:
- a CDS encoding tyrosine-type recombinase/integrase, producing the protein MASYKKIANGNWKYTISYTDNNGNYKQKSKQGFPTKTAAKEVAEPLEIKLKANVHLTDADMLFTDYYSNWIKTYKIGMFSPETDKIYRTAENLVQANFGRLKLRQVSKDKYQQFINDYSEGRSKETVRKIHNKVAACLRHAFHSGSIPIDVTHKITIKGNAGMDPEKKFIEEHELKLLITALKDGLTFKHTSRYMLLLQASTGARIGEIMALSFDSFDFEKQTIKINKSFDYKNTKDIKDTKNGVHRVIDIDDDTIRLIKPYYDYKRKQSLTSILNNTRNLLFVDDYMEPVSPEAVNKSLARACKRAGIKRITSHGLRHTHASMLLTNGVDIQIVAERLGDTVEVVTQVYAHVLQKMRDNNKELVRAIAQSMFN; encoded by the coding sequence ATGGCAAGTTATAAAAAAATAGCGAATGGAAATTGGAAGTATACCATTTCCTACACTGATAATAACGGTAATTACAAGCAAAAGTCAAAGCAAGGCTTTCCCACCAAGACTGCTGCTAAAGAAGTTGCTGAGCCACTCGAAATAAAATTAAAGGCAAATGTGCATTTAACGGATGCGGATATGTTATTCACGGATTACTACTCTAATTGGATAAAAACATACAAAATAGGCATGTTCTCGCCTGAAACGGATAAGATATACCGGACCGCTGAAAATCTCGTACAGGCTAATTTTGGGCGTTTAAAACTAAGGCAAGTAAGCAAGGATAAATATCAGCAGTTTATAAATGACTACTCCGAAGGACGCTCAAAAGAAACAGTTCGCAAGATACATAATAAAGTCGCTGCTTGTTTACGTCATGCGTTCCATTCTGGCTCAATCCCAATTGATGTCACGCATAAAATTACGATTAAAGGAAATGCCGGCATGGATCCCGAGAAAAAGTTTATCGAAGAACACGAATTAAAACTGCTTATAACTGCGCTTAAAGACGGCTTAACATTTAAGCATACAAGTAGATACATGTTGCTGTTGCAAGCCAGCACAGGTGCTAGAATTGGCGAAATAATGGCATTGTCGTTTGATAGTTTTGATTTTGAAAAGCAGACTATCAAGATTAATAAGTCGTTTGATTATAAAAACACCAAAGATATAAAAGATACGAAAAACGGTGTCCACCGTGTCATTGATATTGATGATGATACCATCCGTCTGATTAAGCCGTACTATGATTATAAACGGAAACAGTCGTTAACCTCAATATTAAACAATACGCGTAACCTTTTGTTTGTGGACGACTATATGGAACCTGTTAGCCCAGAAGCCGTTAACAAGTCACTGGCTCGTGCCTGCAAGCGTGCTGGTATTAAACGTATTACAAGTCATGGTTTACGACACACGCACGCAAGTATGCTACTCACAAATGGCGTTGATATTCAGATTGTAGCCGAACGTTTAGGAGATACCGTGGAAGTTGTAACACAAGTCTATGCTCACGTCCTACAAAAAATGCGCGATAACAACAAGGAATTGGTCCGAGCGATCGCGCAATCAATGTTCAATTAA
- the hflX gene encoding GTPase HflX, translating to METANEIEKVILVNVQTRQSDDLFTYELEELTRLTETAQGEVVAVLTQKRDSHDSKTLIGKGKMEELVHLVEEFQPSTIIFEQQLSPRHMRNIQEQIDCKIIDRIQLILDIFAMRAQSKEGKLQVSLAQLNYLLPRLSGQGVNMSRLGGGIGTRGPGETKLETDRRHISRQITEIKKSLAETEEHRRRSREKRQESHVFQIGLIGYTNAGKSTLLNRLTDADTCEENLLFATLDPLTRKMTLPNQFQATLTDTVGFVQNLPTQLVHAFKSTLEESKVVDLLLHVVDCSQEFVAQQEETVMGLIRDLEMEEIPLITVYNKKDQMHPDFVPHLHPNIVISALDESDMDHLKDFLWEEIKKLLVPYTKSVSLLDGGTLLSQMQQETFVSSIELDEETNDYIVSGYAKANSKWLGEINLNE from the coding sequence ATCGAAACAGCAAATGAAATAGAAAAAGTTATCCTAGTTAACGTTCAGACACGCCAATCCGATGATTTATTTACATATGAGTTGGAAGAGTTAACGCGGCTTACTGAAACTGCACAAGGTGAGGTCGTCGCTGTTCTGACTCAAAAAAGAGACAGTCACGATTCAAAGACTCTTATTGGTAAAGGAAAGATGGAGGAGCTCGTTCATCTCGTAGAAGAATTTCAACCATCGACCATTATTTTTGAGCAACAATTATCTCCGCGTCATATGCGTAATATTCAAGAACAGATTGATTGTAAAATAATTGACCGTATCCAACTAATCTTGGATATCTTCGCAATGCGTGCGCAAAGTAAGGAAGGGAAATTACAAGTTTCACTTGCACAATTAAATTATTTATTGCCACGTTTATCGGGGCAAGGTGTAAACATGTCACGTCTTGGTGGTGGAATTGGTACCAGAGGACCCGGTGAAACAAAATTAGAAACAGATCGCCGTCATATCAGCCGCCAAATTACGGAGATAAAGAAAAGTTTAGCTGAAACCGAAGAGCACCGCAGACGTTCCCGGGAAAAGAGACAAGAAAGTCATGTCTTCCAAATTGGGTTAATCGGTTATACCAACGCTGGTAAATCGACGCTCTTAAATCGTTTGACGGATGCAGATACATGTGAAGAGAATTTGTTATTTGCGACGTTAGATCCCTTGACACGTAAAATGACGTTGCCTAATCAATTCCAAGCGACTTTAACGGATACGGTAGGCTTCGTCCAAAACTTGCCGACACAATTAGTCCACGCGTTTAAATCGACATTGGAAGAAAGTAAGGTCGTTGATTTGTTACTTCATGTTGTCGATTGTTCCCAAGAATTCGTCGCGCAACAAGAAGAAACAGTGATGGGTCTAATTCGTGACTTAGAGATGGAAGAAATTCCACTTATCACAGTCTATAATAAAAAGGACCAAATGCATCCAGACTTTGTTCCTCATTTGCACCCAAACATCGTTATATCTGCATTGGATGAATCAGATATGGACCACTTAAAAGACTTTTTATGGGAAGAAATCAAGAAACTGCTTGTTCCGTATACAAAAAGTGTGTCTCTATTAGACGGCGGAACGTTATTAAGTCAAATGCAACAAGAGACATTCGTTTCATCAATCGAGCTTGATGAAGAAACAAATGACTATATCGTCTCTGGGTACGCAAAAGCTAATTCAAAATGGTTAGGAGAAATAAATTTAAATGAGTAG
- a CDS encoding DUF2187 family protein translates to MTKKISKETKTMIETQLRKGTSNSRIANLLGVSYEEALEVVDRIKESIRPDVGDEIRFTFREHKMVGTIQKLLTNSAVVDINWEQSSEIMRDICEDKTIVNFKDIDEFMNIG, encoded by the coding sequence ATGACGAAAAAGATTTCTAAAGAAACAAAGACTATGATTGAAACTCAGTTACGTAAAGGTACCAGTAACTCACGAATCGCAAATTTGTTAGGTGTATCGTATGAAGAGGCTTTGGAAGTAGTTGATCGAATCAAAGAATCTATTCGCCCTGATGTTGGCGATGAAATCAGATTCACTTTCCGCGAACACAAAATGGTCGGTACTATTCAAAAGTTACTGACAAACAGTGCTGTTGTTGACATTAACTGGGAGCAATCCTCGGAAATTATGCGTGATATCTGTGAAGATAAAACGATCGTTAACTTCAAAGACATCGATGAGTTTATGAACATTGGCTAA
- a CDS encoding methionine gamma-lyase family protein → MSSIEMSHIDQIVEEVDVQIEPIFKRIHKVALANQKKVLDGFRKCNVSDYHFNPSTGYGYDDMGRETLESLYAEIFKGEAALVRPQIISGTHAIATALLGVLRPGDELVYVTGQPYDTLLDIVGVTGNGIGSLKEFNIDYKHIDLLENGKVDFDNVINNVSEKTKVIGIQRSRGYANRPSFTIDEIEQMIAIIKPHVPNAIFFVDNCYGEFVETREPLEVGADLIAGSLIKNPGGGIVKMGGYLVGTEELIEKCAYRLTSPGIGREAGATLYSLLEMYQGLFLAPHVVGEAVKGAVFTAGLLEKFEINSTPKWDDERTDLIQMVALPSKDEMIKFAQVIQKFSPVDSNVMPVPAAMPGYEDQVIMAAGTFIQGASIELSADGPIRPPYLLYIQGGLTFEHVKLAVTQAVEEVFILNK, encoded by the coding sequence ATGAGTAGTATTGAAATGAGTCACATTGATCAAATAGTAGAAGAAGTAGATGTACAAATTGAGCCAATCTTCAAACGGATTCATAAAGTTGCCTTGGCAAACCAAAAGAAAGTTTTGGATGGCTTTAGAAAGTGTAATGTTAGTGATTATCACTTTAACCCAAGTACCGGTTATGGCTATGATGACATGGGACGTGAAACGCTTGAATCTTTATATGCCGAAATATTCAAAGGGGAGGCAGCATTAGTACGTCCACAAATCATTTCGGGTACACATGCGATTGCCACAGCATTACTAGGTGTTTTACGTCCAGGAGATGAATTGGTTTATGTAACCGGACAACCGTATGATACCTTATTGGATATTGTTGGTGTGACAGGTAATGGCATTGGTTCTTTAAAAGAATTTAATATCGATTATAAACACATTGATTTACTTGAAAATGGTAAAGTTGACTTTGATAACGTTATAAATAACGTTTCTGAAAAAACAAAAGTAATTGGTATTCAACGTTCACGCGGATACGCAAATCGACCTTCTTTTACAATTGACGAAATTGAGCAGATGATTGCGATAATCAAGCCGCATGTCCCGAATGCAATTTTCTTTGTTGATAATTGTTATGGTGAATTTGTAGAGACACGTGAGCCGCTAGAAGTGGGAGCGGATCTCATCGCCGGTTCATTGATTAAGAACCCAGGCGGCGGAATCGTCAAAATGGGCGGTTATTTAGTGGGTACTGAGGAATTGATTGAGAAATGTGCTTACCGCCTTACATCGCCAGGAATCGGGCGGGAAGCGGGAGCTACACTCTATAGTTTATTGGAAATGTATCAAGGCCTGTTCCTTGCGCCTCATGTCGTAGGGGAAGCAGTGAAGGGTGCGGTGTTTACCGCAGGACTATTGGAGAAATTTGAGATTAATTCAACACCTAAGTGGGATGATGAGCGAACAGACTTAATTCAAATGGTAGCTTTACCATCTAAAGACGAAATGATTAAGTTTGCACAAGTGATTCAAAAGTTCTCGCCCGTGGATTCAAATGTTATGCCAGTTCCAGCAGCAATGCCTGGATACGAAGATCAAGTAATCATGGCTGCAGGTACCTTTATACAAGGAGCAAGTATCGAACTATCTGCAGACGGTCCAATTAGACCGCCATATCTCTTGTATATCCAAGGTGGCTTAACGTTCGAACATGTGAAGCTGGCAGTGACACAAGCTGTCGAAGAAGTCTTTATTCTTAATAAATAG
- the miaA gene encoding tRNA (adenosine(37)-N6)-dimethylallyltransferase MiaA, with translation MSNKPKIIVIMGPTAVGKTALSILLAKQLNGEIINGDSLQVYRQLDIGTAKVTEEEMQGIPHHLINIADIDQTYNASDFKQAAEEAIADILNRGKLPIIVGGSGLYIQGLLSDMTFGHAPENLEYRTKLQNELEIQGSESIWEKLNQIDPKAAENIHPNNSRRVIRALEAIHTSGILFSEQQTEEQPAKYDALLIALDCEREKLYQRINQRVDMMVEDGILNEARLLYELADKDLNQAHKGIGYKEWFPYFDGTISLEEAKENVKQNSRRYAKRQLTWFRNRMANVQWFDVLSPEYLAGVQASVTDFWEE, from the coding sequence GTGAGTAATAAACCCAAAATAATCGTCATTATGGGCCCAACTGCAGTGGGTAAAACAGCATTGAGTATTTTACTGGCTAAACAGTTAAATGGTGAAATTATCAATGGTGATTCTCTGCAAGTCTATCGGCAACTCGATATTGGTACTGCTAAAGTCACCGAAGAAGAAATGCAGGGTATTCCCCACCATTTAATTAATATTGCCGATATTGATCAAACCTATAATGCAAGTGACTTTAAACAGGCTGCAGAAGAAGCTATCGCTGACATTTTAAATAGAGGAAAGTTACCAATTATCGTGGGCGGTTCCGGCCTCTATATTCAGGGCCTCTTGTCTGATATGACTTTTGGTCATGCGCCTGAGAACCTTGAATACCGGACTAAATTGCAGAATGAACTTGAAATACAAGGTTCTGAATCAATATGGGAAAAGCTAAATCAGATTGATCCCAAAGCAGCAGAAAATATCCATCCGAATAATTCTCGTCGTGTCATTCGAGCTTTGGAAGCCATTCACACAAGCGGAATTCTATTCTCCGAGCAACAAACCGAAGAGCAGCCTGCTAAGTATGATGCGCTGTTAATTGCTTTAGATTGCGAAAGAGAAAAGTTATATCAACGTATTAACCAAAGAGTCGATATGATGGTGGAAGATGGTATACTGAACGAAGCACGTTTATTATATGAATTAGCAGACAAAGACTTGAATCAAGCACATAAAGGTATTGGTTATAAAGAATGGTTCCCTTATTTTGACGGAACAATTAGTCTTGAAGAAGCCAAAGAAAATGTAAAACAGAATTCCCGTCGTTATGCCAAGCGCCAATTAACATGGTTCAGAAATCGAATGGCCAATGTCCAGTGGTTCGATGTTCTTAGTCCAGAATATTTAGCAGGTGTTCAAGCTAGCGTTACGGATTTTTGGGAGGAGTGA